The following proteins come from a genomic window of Denitromonas sp.:
- a CDS encoding LysR family transcriptional regulator yields the protein MADRRLQVFNAVVKYGSFTRAAERLFMTQPAVTFQIKQLEEHFNTRLLERGHGYATLTPAGEIVHNYAEKILALNEEMEARVSELTDELSGTLNIGTSTTIAAYWLPKILEGFKRQYPRVIPRVSVGNSSLVAGRVANRDLDLGLIEIVTDDPSLERRGAAQDELMVICSPRHPLARAETLTAAELLPHPFITREPGNAIRDLADQYFAAAGIGMEEVTIAAELGSLAAVKQLASEGFGFGIASHAAIQRDIGEGRIAAVPLLPKLYTPLEVIFPKDKFRSRLITTFAEFAVEQLAAGAQR from the coding sequence ATGGCCGACCGTCGTCTACAAGTCTTCAATGCCGTCGTGAAATACGGGTCGTTTACCCGCGCTGCCGAGCGCTTGTTCATGACCCAGCCCGCGGTGACCTTCCAGATCAAGCAGCTGGAGGAGCACTTCAACACCCGCCTGCTCGAGCGCGGCCACGGCTACGCCACGCTGACGCCGGCCGGCGAAATCGTGCACAACTACGCCGAAAAGATCCTCGCGCTCAACGAGGAAATGGAAGCGCGGGTGTCGGAGCTGACCGATGAGCTCTCCGGTACGCTCAACATCGGCACCAGCACCACCATCGCCGCCTACTGGCTGCCGAAGATCCTCGAAGGCTTCAAGCGGCAGTACCCGCGCGTGATCCCGCGGGTCAGCGTGGGCAACTCCAGCCTGGTGGCCGGCCGGGTGGCCAACCGTGACCTCGACCTCGGCCTGATCGAGATCGTCACCGACGACCCCTCGCTCGAGCGCCGTGGCGCCGCGCAGGACGAGCTGATGGTGATCTGCAGCCCGCGCCACCCGCTGGCCCGCGCCGAGACACTGACCGCCGCCGAGTTGCTGCCGCATCCATTCATCACCCGCGAGCCGGGCAACGCCATCCGCGATCTGGCCGACCAGTATTTCGCCGCCGCCGGCATCGGCATGGAAGAGGTGACCATTGCCGCCGAGCTCGGCTCGCTGGCGGCCGTCAAGCAACTGGCCAGCGAGGGCTTCGGTTTCGGCATTGCCTCGCATGCCGCCATCCAGCGCGATATCGGCGAGGGGCGGATCGCCGCCGTGCCCTTGCTGCCCAAGCTCTACACGCCGCTGGAAGTGATCTTCCCCAAAGACAAGTTCCGCTCGCGGCTGATCACCACCTTTGCCGAATTCGCCGTCGAACAACTCGCCGCCGGCGCCCAACGCTGA
- the lplT gene encoding lysophospholipid transporter LplT codes for MNRGFYIIMAAQFFSALADNALLIASIALLRDMQAPQEYEPLLKLFFTVSYVALAAFVGAFADSMPKWRVMLISNTIKIGGCAMMVLGAHPLFAYAVVGLGAAAYSPAKYGILTEYLPHRLLVVANGWIEGLTVGAIILGTVIGGALIRDDVSHFLQALPLPFGNEPYQMALLIIGLLYVVAAIFNMFVPDTGVDHKVLKKNPLYLLHDFNHCLKLLWRDKLGQISLAVTTLFWGAGATLQFIVYKWAEHALGMDLSSATMLQGVVAIGVAVGAVLAARYVTLRKSVRVIPMGIGMGLMVLVMTLVTNETIAIFLLILVGGLAGFFVVPMNALLQHRGHILMGAGHSIAVQNFNENLSILVMTGIYALLIMWGVSINTVIILFGLFVAGTMYLVQKAHHANQRVSDDVAHLDDSPMH; via the coding sequence ATGAACCGCGGCTTCTACATCATCATGGCGGCACAGTTTTTTTCGGCGCTGGCCGACAATGCGCTGCTCATTGCCTCCATTGCCCTGCTCCGCGACATGCAGGCGCCGCAGGAATACGAGCCGCTGCTCAAGCTGTTCTTCACCGTCTCTTACGTCGCGCTGGCTGCGTTCGTGGGCGCCTTTGCCGACTCGATGCCCAAGTGGCGGGTGATGCTGATCAGCAACACCATCAAGATTGGCGGCTGCGCGATGATGGTGCTCGGCGCCCATCCGCTGTTTGCCTATGCCGTGGTCGGCCTCGGCGCGGCGGCCTACTCGCCGGCCAAGTACGGCATCCTCACCGAATACCTGCCGCACCGGCTGCTGGTGGTGGCCAATGGCTGGATCGAGGGACTGACCGTGGGCGCCATCATTCTCGGCACGGTGATCGGCGGCGCGCTGATCCGCGACGACGTCAGCCACTTCCTGCAGGCGCTGCCGCTGCCGTTTGGCAACGAACCCTACCAGATGGCCTTGCTGATCATCGGCCTGCTCTATGTGGTCGCGGCCATCTTCAACATGTTCGTCCCGGACACCGGGGTCGACCACAAGGTGCTCAAGAAGAACCCGCTGTACCTGCTGCACGACTTCAACCACTGTCTCAAGCTGCTGTGGCGCGACAAGCTCGGGCAGATCTCGCTGGCCGTGACGACGCTGTTCTGGGGCGCCGGCGCCACGCTGCAGTTCATTGTCTACAAGTGGGCCGAGCATGCGCTGGGCATGGACCTGTCGAGCGCCACCATGTTGCAGGGCGTGGTGGCCATCGGCGTGGCGGTGGGCGCGGTGCTCGCCGCACGCTATGTAACGCTGCGCAAGTCGGTGCGGGTGATCCCGATGGGCATCGGCATGGGCTTGATGGTGCTGGTGATGACGCTGGTGACCAATGAGACCATTGCCATCTTCCTGCTCATCCTGGTCGGTGGGCTGGCCGGCTTCTTCGTGGTGCCGATGAACGCCCTGCTCCAGCATCGCGGCCACATCCTGATGGGTGCCGGCCACTCGATCGCGGTGCAGAACTTCAACGAGAACCTGTCGATCCTGGTCATGACGGGCATCTACGCCCTGCTGATCATGTGGGGTGTGTCGATCAACACGGTGATCATCCTCTTCGGCCTGTTCGTGGCCGGCACCATGTACCTGGTACAGAAAGCCCATCACGCCAACCAGCGCGTATCGGACGACGTCGCCCACCTCGACGATTCACCGATGCACTGA
- a CDS encoding TPM domain-containing protein produces MNLKRILRHLLIPAWRVKRRFPEAMLAEIEAAIRDSESGHRGEIGLAIEGGLGAAALWQGVTPRQRALDAFASLGIWDTEENTGVLVYIQYADRAVEIVADRGIARHVPAERWQAICRALEARFRAGDYAGGCAAAVAEIGALIATHYPKTDDNPNELPNRPVIM; encoded by the coding sequence ATGAACCTCAAACGCATCCTGCGCCATCTGTTGATCCCCGCCTGGCGGGTGAAGCGACGCTTTCCTGAAGCGATGCTGGCCGAGATCGAAGCGGCAATCCGCGACTCCGAATCCGGCCATCGCGGCGAGATCGGGCTGGCGATCGAGGGCGGGCTGGGCGCGGCGGCCTTGTGGCAGGGGGTGACGCCACGCCAGCGGGCGCTCGACGCCTTTGCCTCGCTCGGCATCTGGGATACCGAAGAGAACACCGGTGTGCTGGTGTACATCCAGTACGCCGACCGTGCGGTAGAAATCGTGGCTGACCGGGGCATTGCCCGGCATGTGCCGGCCGAGCGCTGGCAGGCCATCTGCCGTGCGCTGGAGGCGCGCTTTCGCGCCGGGGACTATGCCGGCGGCTGCGCGGCGGCGGTGGCCGAGATCGGTGCGCTGATCGCCACGCATTACCCGAAGACTGACGACAATCCGAACGAGCTGCCGAACCGGCCGGTGATCATGTAG
- a CDS encoding uracil-DNA glycosylase: MTRRDSILREMGLGPIWRLRDAPEVALAADDGPEPAVVQDDPPPAPAAPPPRQAASPLKSLASFQNAAAEPAVARTPPADAGERTARLAGLDWEALTETILACRDCTLCEQRTQAVPGVGDVQADWLFVGEGPGAEEDARGEPFVGKAGKLLDAMLAAIDLRRGDNVYIANAVKCRPPLNRTPEAEELAACFPYLARQIELIRPKLIVALGRPAAQALLNTDIRIASARGRCFDYQGTPVIVTYHPAYLLRNPLDKAKAWEDLCFARRQMRDRQSGQGEV; this comes from the coding sequence ATGACGCGGCGCGACTCGATCCTGCGCGAGATGGGCCTGGGCCCGATCTGGCGGCTGCGCGACGCGCCCGAGGTGGCGCTGGCAGCGGACGACGGCCCCGAGCCGGCCGTGGTACAGGACGACCCGCCGCCCGCGCCAGCGGCACCGCCGCCGCGGCAGGCCGCCTCGCCGCTCAAGTCGCTGGCCTCGTTCCAGAACGCAGCGGCCGAGCCAGCCGTGGCGCGGACACCGCCCGCCGACGCGGGCGAGCGCACGGCGCGCCTGGCCGGGCTCGACTGGGAAGCCCTGACCGAGACCATCCTGGCCTGCCGTGACTGCACGCTGTGCGAGCAGCGCACCCAGGCCGTGCCCGGCGTGGGTGACGTGCAGGCCGATTGGCTGTTCGTTGGCGAAGGGCCGGGGGCGGAGGAGGATGCGCGCGGCGAGCCGTTTGTGGGCAAGGCCGGCAAGCTGCTCGATGCCATGCTGGCGGCGATCGATCTGAGGCGGGGCGACAATGTGTACATTGCCAACGCGGTCAAATGCCGGCCACCACTGAACCGCACGCCGGAGGCGGAGGAGCTGGCTGCCTGCTTCCCCTACCTGGCGCGCCAGATCGAACTGATCCGCCCCAAGCTGATCGTCGCGCTGGGCCGCCCGGCCGCGCAGGCTTTGTTAAATACCGACATTCGTATTGCATCGGCCCGTGGCCGGTGTTTTGATTACCAAGGCACGCCGGTCATCGTGACGTATCACCCGGCGTATTTGCTGCGCAATCCGCTCGACAAGGCCAAGGCATGGGAAGACCTGTGCTTTGCCCGTCGCCAGATGCGGGATCGCCAGTCCGGACAGGGAGAGGTTTGA
- a CDS encoding TPM domain-containing protein: MHRRAGARAALALWLCLAWLAVLPRLALAAPLQPVPALEARVTDLTGTLSADEQAAIAQRLAAVEQRKGSQIALLIVPSTAPEAIEQYSIRVVDAWQLGRKGVDDGVLLLVATADRTLRIEVGRGLEGAIPDAIAKRIIAEQITPHFREGRFADGLNAGVGAIIARIDGEPLPAPVQRARQASADTVFDLLVQTVFIAFFAAPILRAIFGRLLASGVGAAAGGLWWFLSTSALSLAGIGAVVAALAVLVVGSGRGGGPWTTGTGHGGGFGSRGGGWSSGGGFSGGGGGFSGGGASGRW; this comes from the coding sequence ATGCACCGCAGGGCAGGCGCTCGCGCGGCGCTCGCGCTGTGGCTGTGCCTGGCGTGGCTGGCCGTGTTGCCGCGCCTGGCGCTGGCCGCGCCGCTGCAGCCGGTGCCGGCGCTCGAAGCGCGGGTTACCGACCTGACCGGTACGCTCAGCGCTGACGAGCAGGCCGCCATCGCGCAGCGCCTGGCTGCGGTCGAGCAACGCAAGGGCAGCCAGATTGCGCTGCTGATCGTGCCAAGCACCGCGCCCGAGGCCATCGAGCAATACAGCATTCGCGTGGTCGACGCCTGGCAACTGGGCCGCAAGGGTGTCGACGACGGCGTGCTGCTGCTGGTGGCCACGGCGGATCGCACTCTGCGCATCGAGGTCGGGCGCGGGCTCGAAGGGGCGATCCCCGACGCCATCGCCAAGCGCATCATCGCCGAACAGATCACCCCGCATTTTCGCGAGGGGCGCTTTGCCGACGGGCTCAATGCCGGTGTCGGCGCGATCATTGCGCGGATCGACGGCGAACCGCTGCCCGCACCGGTGCAGCGGGCGCGCCAGGCTTCGGCCGACACGGTGTTCGACCTGCTGGTCCAGACCGTCTTCATCGCCTTTTTTGCCGCCCCCATCCTGCGCGCCATCTTTGGCCGGCTGCTGGCCTCGGGGGTGGGCGCGGCGGCGGGCGGACTGTGGTGGTTCCTGAGCACGAGCGCGCTGAGCCTGGCCGGCATCGGCGCGGTGGTCGCCGCGCTGGCGGTCCTGGTGGTTGGCAGCGGCCGCGGCGGCGGGCCGTGGACCACCGGCACCGGTCATGGCGGGGGCTTTGGCAGCCGCGGCGGCGGTTGGTCGTCCGGCGGCGGTTTCAGTGGCGGTGGCGGCGGTTTCAGCGGCGGCGGCGCCTCGGGGCGGTGGTGA
- a CDS encoding LemA family protein: MRLFRVLAVCLVSVSLLSGCGYNQIQINDEKVTAAWAEVLNQYKRRADLIPNLVNVVKGYADHEKEVLTQVTEARAGVGSIKATPELLNDPAAMANFQQAQAGLSGALSRLMVVVERYPDLKADASFRDLQAQLEGTENRVTVARNRFIEAVQTYNISVRTFPNNLTAMVMGYSPKASFTVENPEAISQPPAVEFGSGKS; encoded by the coding sequence ATGAGATTGTTTCGCGTGCTGGCCGTGTGCCTGGTGTCCGTCAGTTTGTTGTCGGGTTGCGGCTACAACCAGATCCAGATCAACGATGAGAAGGTCACCGCGGCCTGGGCCGAGGTGCTGAACCAGTACAAGCGCCGTGCCGATCTCATCCCCAACCTGGTGAACGTGGTCAAGGGCTATGCCGACCACGAAAAAGAAGTCCTCACTCAGGTGACCGAGGCGCGTGCCGGTGTCGGCAGCATCAAGGCCACGCCCGAGCTGCTCAACGACCCGGCCGCCATGGCCAATTTCCAGCAGGCGCAGGCAGGGCTCAGCGGCGCGCTGTCGCGCCTGATGGTGGTGGTCGAGCGCTACCCGGACCTGAAAGCCGACGCCAGCTTCCGCGACCTGCAGGCGCAACTCGAAGGCACCGAGAACCGCGTCACTGTGGCGCGCAACCGCTTCATCGAGGCGGTACAGACCTACAATATTTCGGTGCGCACCTTCCCGAACAACCTTACCGCCATGGTCATGGGCTACTCGCCCAAGGCCAGCTTCACGGTGGAAAACCCCGAGGCCATCAGCCAGCCGCCGGCCGTCGAGTTCGGTAGCGGCAAGTCCTGA
- the ompR gene encoding two-component system response regulator OmpR — protein sequence MTTHNSSKQRCRVLVVDDDARLRDLLSRYLSEQGYVVKAVVDSTGLDRALHREHYDLIVLDLMLPGEDGLSICRRLRAADDNTPIIMLTAKGDDVDRILGLEMGADDYLPKPFNPRELVARIQAVMRRQPQQLPGAPALDDETVSFGSVTVDLATRTLTREGEEISLTTGEFSLLKVLVQHPRQPLSRDKLMELARGREYGVFDRAIDVQISRLRKLVEDDAGKPRYIQTVWGFGYVFVPDGSKSA from the coding sequence ATGACAACCCACAACTCCTCCAAACAGCGCTGCCGGGTACTGGTCGTCGATGACGACGCCCGCCTGCGCGACCTGCTCTCCCGCTATCTGTCCGAACAAGGCTATGTCGTCAAGGCCGTCGTCGACAGCACCGGCCTCGACCGGGCGCTGCACCGCGAGCACTACGACCTGATCGTACTGGACCTGATGCTCCCTGGCGAAGACGGCCTGTCCATCTGCCGGCGGCTGCGCGCCGCCGACGACAATACGCCGATCATCATGCTCACCGCCAAGGGCGACGACGTCGACCGCATTCTCGGGCTCGAGATGGGCGCCGACGACTACCTGCCCAAACCCTTCAACCCGCGCGAACTGGTCGCCCGCATCCAGGCCGTGATGCGCCGCCAGCCGCAGCAACTGCCCGGCGCCCCGGCGTTGGACGACGAAACCGTCAGCTTCGGCTCGGTGACGGTCGACCTGGCCACCCGCACCCTGACCCGCGAGGGCGAGGAGATCTCGCTCACCACCGGCGAGTTCTCGCTGCTCAAGGTGCTGGTGCAGCACCCGCGCCAGCCGCTGTCGCGCGACAAGCTCATGGAGTTGGCCCGGGGCCGCGAGTACGGCGTCTTCGACCGTGCCATCGACGTGCAGATCTCGCGCCTGCGCAAACTGGTCGAGGACGACGCCGGCAAGCCACGCTACATCCAGACGGTGTGGGGGTTCGGCTACGTGTTCGTGCCGGACGGCAGCAAGTCAGCTTGA
- a CDS encoding MBL fold metallo-hydrolase, which yields MSIVFRQLFDEDSCTYTYLLADALTADAVLIDTVLGHVGGYLSLLQEQGLQLRWVLETHVHADHITGAAALKEHTGARTVTSATGGAECADLRATEDTVIAFGNELLRVIPTPGHTPGCVSYRWRDRVFTGDALLIGGCGRTDFQGGDAGTLYDSITQRLFTLPGETLVYPAHDYKGQRVSCIGQERQTNPRLANATREAFIDTMANLKLPPPKRIDTALPANEACGRGPELIDLQGV from the coding sequence ATGAGCATCGTTTTCCGCCAGCTGTTCGACGAAGACAGCTGCACCTACACCTACCTGCTGGCCGACGCCCTGACCGCCGACGCCGTGCTGATCGACACCGTGCTCGGCCATGTCGGCGGCTACCTGTCGCTGCTCCAGGAACAGGGCCTGCAACTGCGCTGGGTGCTCGAAACCCATGTCCACGCCGATCACATCACCGGCGCGGCGGCGCTCAAGGAACACACCGGCGCCCGCACCGTGACCAGCGCCACCGGCGGGGCCGAATGTGCCGACCTGCGCGCCACCGAAGACACCGTCATCGCCTTCGGCAACGAACTGCTGCGCGTCATCCCCACCCCCGGGCACACCCCCGGCTGCGTCTCCTACCGCTGGCGCGACCGCGTATTCACTGGCGACGCACTGCTCATTGGCGGCTGCGGACGCACCGATTTCCAGGGCGGCGATGCCGGCACGCTCTACGACAGCATCACCCAGCGCCTGTTCACCCTGCCCGGCGAAACCCTGGTCTATCCGGCGCACGACTACAAAGGCCAGCGCGTCAGCTGCATCGGCCAGGAGCGCCAGACCAACCCGCGCCTGGCCAACGCCACGCGCGAGGCCTTCATCGACACCATGGCCAATCTCAAGCTGCCGCCACCGAAGCGGATTGACACCGCATTGCCGGCCAACGAAGCTTGTGGTCGTGGCCCGGAACTGATCGATCTCCAGGGCGTCTGA
- the tsaB gene encoding tRNA (adenosine(37)-N6)-threonylcarbamoyltransferase complex dimerization subunit type 1 TsaB, which produces MKLLGIESSCERVSVAVLCDGQIHQQWVEGGNTPSARLIPTALELLAAHGLTMGALDAIALGVGPGAFTGLRLGCSVAQGFALAADLGIVPVGSLAAIAAAQSAPRVLVASDARMGEAYVAAFVRGADGYVALSAPVCLPPESVVLPPEGVWLGVGTAFGSYAGRLLAGEARLTLGDATAVPAAGELVHLAAASLAHTPACDPATVGPTYVRDKVAQTVAERLAQGGKA; this is translated from the coding sequence ATGAAACTCCTTGGCATTGAATCTTCCTGCGAACGCGTCAGCGTCGCCGTCCTGTGCGATGGCCAGATCCACCAGCAATGGGTTGAAGGCGGCAACACGCCGTCGGCACGGCTGATCCCCACGGCACTCGAGCTGCTGGCGGCCCATGGTCTGACGATGGGGGCGCTCGATGCGATCGCGCTCGGCGTTGGCCCGGGCGCCTTTACCGGCTTGCGCCTCGGTTGCAGTGTGGCCCAGGGCTTCGCTCTGGCGGCCGATCTTGGCATCGTGCCCGTGGGCAGCCTGGCGGCCATTGCCGCCGCGCAATCGGCGCCGCGCGTGCTGGTGGCCAGCGACGCGCGCATGGGCGAGGCGTATGTGGCGGCCTTTGTGCGCGGTGCAGACGGCTATGTCGCGCTGAGCGCGCCGGTCTGCCTGCCGCCCGAATCCGTCGTGCTGCCGCCGGAAGGCGTGTGGCTGGGCGTTGGCACCGCGTTCGGCAGCTATGCCGGCCGCCTGCTGGCCGGCGAGGCACGGCTCACGCTTGGCGATGCCACCGCCGTGCCGGCAGCGGGCGAGCTTGTGCATCTGGCGGCGGCATCGCTGGCGCACACACCGGCCTGCGACCCCGCCACCGTCGGCCCGACCTATGTGCGCGACAAGGTGGCCCAGACGGTGGCCGAACGCCTGGCGCAAGGCGGCAAGGCGTGA
- a CDS encoding ATP-binding protein, whose translation MPAAPDAAAQSASGLSALLPRSLLWQTFALLALMLLLAFAAWSQIVRHFEQEPRARDLAQMVVSIVNLTRTALVNADSARRLELLIDLTALEGIRVYPAEDDDTLTPLPQTRAIALLTNEIRRQLGPATRFAGSWEGLNGFWLSFRLDPLDADEYWVMLPRERIQRPRALEWLGWGGVIMGMALLGAYLIVFRIGRPLRKIAQAARIVGQGQYPPPLDAGGPGEIAEVADAFNQMSGDLARLESDRAIILAGVSHDLRTPLARLRLGVEMSGAPNDDVRAMVSDIEEMDRVIGQFVDYGRSEPQPPEPIKLAQLIADVAEPYGLRGLKLRLALDDAAIIRARPVALRRALRNLIDNAERYGGTAQTITLRTTALGDRWQIAVIDQGPGVPEAAIEQLKRPFVRLDEARSNPQGAGLGLAIVDRFAKAHDGRFDLANHPDGGLIATLTLPGIHAAVMSSG comes from the coding sequence ATGCCAGCTGCCCCCGACGCCGCGGCGCAATCCGCATCGGGCCTGAGCGCCCTGTTGCCGCGCTCGCTGCTGTGGCAGACCTTCGCCCTGCTCGCGCTGATGCTGCTGCTGGCCTTTGCGGCGTGGTCGCAGATCGTCCGCCATTTCGAGCAGGAGCCGCGCGCGCGCGACCTGGCGCAGATGGTGGTGAGCATCGTCAACCTGACCCGCACCGCGCTGGTCAATGCCGACTCGGCGCGCCGGCTCGAGCTGCTCATCGACCTCACCGCGCTCGAAGGCATCCGGGTCTACCCCGCCGAGGACGACGACACCCTCACCCCCTTGCCGCAGACGCGCGCCATTGCCCTGCTGACCAACGAGATCCGGCGCCAGCTCGGCCCGGCCACGCGCTTTGCCGGCAGCTGGGAGGGGCTGAACGGCTTCTGGCTGAGCTTTCGCCTCGACCCGCTCGACGCCGACGAATACTGGGTGATGCTCCCGCGCGAACGCATCCAGCGGCCGCGTGCACTCGAATGGCTGGGCTGGGGCGGCGTCATCATGGGCATGGCCTTGCTCGGTGCCTACCTGATCGTGTTCCGCATCGGCCGCCCGCTGCGCAAGATCGCCCAGGCAGCACGCATCGTCGGCCAGGGGCAGTACCCGCCGCCGCTCGACGCCGGCGGTCCGGGCGAAATCGCCGAAGTCGCCGACGCCTTCAACCAGATGTCGGGCGACCTGGCGCGGCTGGAGAGCGACCGGGCGATCATCCTCGCCGGCGTCTCGCACGACCTGCGCACGCCGCTGGCCCGCCTGCGCCTTGGCGTCGAGATGAGCGGCGCCCCCAACGACGACGTTCGCGCCATGGTCAGCGACATCGAAGAGATGGACCGCGTGATCGGCCAGTTCGTCGACTACGGCCGCAGCGAACCGCAACCGCCCGAGCCGATCAAGCTCGCCCAGCTCATCGCCGACGTGGCCGAACCCTACGGCCTGCGCGGCCTGAAGCTGCGCCTGGCGCTCGACGACGCGGCAATCATCCGCGCCCGCCCCGTCGCCCTGCGGCGCGCCCTGCGCAACCTCATCGACAACGCCGAGCGCTATGGCGGCACCGCCCAGACCATCACCCTGCGCACCACCGCACTCGGCGATCGCTGGCAGATCGCCGTCATCGACCAGGGCCCCGGCGTGCCCGAAGCGGCCATCGAACAGCTCAAGCGCCCCTTCGTCCGGCTCGACGAGGCACGCAGCAATCCGCAAGGCGCCGGGCTCGGGCTGGCCATCGTCGACCGCTTTGCCAAGGCCCACGACGGGCGCTTCGACCTGGCCAACCACCCCGACGGCGGCCTCATCGCCACCCTGACCCTGCCGGGCATCCACGCCGCTGTCATGAGTTCGGGCTAG
- the radA gene encoding DNA repair protein RadA, translated as MATKAKQRSIFVCNECGATTPRWQGQCPQCQQWNTIVETVAESSSGPNRFAALAGTTSGLRALSEIEPREEPRIPTGVGEFDRVLGGGLVAGGVVLIGGDPGIGKSTLLLQALAVLAPHHKVVYVSGEESADQVALRAQRLQLPTEGLQLLPEIGLEAILGTLGAARPRIAVIDSIQTLYSDAYSSAPGSVTQVRECAAQLTRFAKQSGTSLILVGHVTKDGSLAGPRVLEHMVDTVLYFEGDTHSSFRLVRAFKNRFGAVNELGVFAMTDRGLRPVSNPSAIFLSQHSQPVAGACVLVTQEGTRPLLVEVQALVDNSHAPSPRRLSVGLEQNRLAMLLAVAHRHAGIQCADQDVFVNAVGGVKISEPAADLAVLLAIVSSLKNKPLPAQLAVFGEVGLAGEIRPAPRGQERLKEAAKLGFTHAIVPKANAPKGGVKGIEVIAVDRVEEAISRVSGLA; from the coding sequence ATGGCCACCAAAGCAAAACAGCGCAGCATCTTCGTCTGCAATGAATGCGGCGCCACCACGCCGCGCTGGCAGGGCCAGTGTCCGCAGTGCCAGCAATGGAACACCATCGTCGAGACGGTGGCCGAGTCGAGCAGCGGCCCTAACCGCTTCGCTGCGCTGGCCGGCACCACCAGCGGCCTGCGTGCGCTGTCCGAGATCGAGCCGCGCGAGGAGCCGCGCATCCCCACCGGCGTCGGCGAGTTCGACCGCGTGCTCGGCGGTGGGCTGGTGGCCGGTGGTGTGGTGCTGATCGGTGGCGACCCCGGCATCGGCAAGTCCACGCTGCTGCTGCAGGCACTGGCCGTACTCGCGCCGCATCACAAGGTGGTGTACGTGAGCGGCGAAGAGTCGGCCGATCAGGTTGCCCTGCGCGCCCAGCGTCTGCAATTGCCCACCGAGGGCCTGCAACTGCTGCCCGAGATCGGCCTTGAAGCCATCCTCGGCACGCTCGGCGCCGCGCGGCCGCGCATTGCCGTGATCGACTCCATCCAGACGCTGTACTCCGACGCCTACAGCTCCGCCCCCGGCTCGGTCACCCAGGTGCGTGAATGCGCCGCCCAGCTGACCCGCTTCGCCAAGCAAAGCGGCACCAGCCTCATTCTTGTCGGCCATGTCACCAAGGACGGCAGCCTGGCCGGCCCGCGCGTGCTCGAACACATGGTCGACACCGTGCTCTATTTCGAAGGCGACACCCACTCCAGCTTCCGCCTGGTGCGCGCCTTCAAGAACCGCTTTGGCGCGGTGAACGAACTGGGCGTCTTCGCCATGACCGACCGCGGCCTGCGCCCGGTGTCCAACCCTTCCGCCATCTTCCTCTCCCAGCACAGCCAGCCCGTCGCCGGCGCCTGCGTGCTGGTCACACAAGAAGGCACGCGTCCGCTGCTGGTCGAGGTGCAGGCCCTGGTCGACAACAGCCACGCCCCCAGCCCGCGCCGCCTGAGTGTGGGTCTGGAGCAAAACCGCCTCGCCATGCTGCTCGCCGTCGCCCACCGCCACGCCGGCATCCAGTGCGCCGATCAGGACGTGTTCGTCAATGCCGTCGGTGGCGTCAAGATCAGCGAACCCGCCGCCGACCTCGCCGTGCTGCTCGCCATCGTCTCCTCACTCAAGAACAAACCGCTGCCCGCGCAGCTCGCCGTCTTCGGTGAAGTCGGCCTCGCCGGCGAAATCCGCCCCGCGCCACGCGGGCAAGAGCGCCTCAAGGAAGCCGCCAAACTCGGCTTCACCCACGCCATCGTGCCCAAGGCCAATGCGCCGAAAGGCGGGGTGAAGGGGATTGAGGTGATCGCGGTGGACCGGGTGGAGGAGGCGATTTCGCGGGTGTCGGGGTTGGCGTGA
- the rimI gene encoding ribosomal protein S18-alanine N-acetyltransferase, with the protein MHEADLDWVLRHEPELYPFPWTRGNFEDSLGAGYSCWIMSEGEAPVGYAVVMQVFDEAHLLNFSVVRAAQGRGAGAALLAFLREALRGRGVTQFFLEVRPSNLAARAVYEKAGFTSIGRRKGYYPAEGGREDALVMRVAP; encoded by the coding sequence ATGCACGAGGCCGATCTCGACTGGGTGCTGCGCCATGAACCCGAGCTCTATCCGTTTCCGTGGACCCGGGGCAACTTCGAAGACTCGCTCGGCGCCGGCTACAGCTGCTGGATCATGTCCGAGGGCGAGGCGCCGGTCGGCTACGCTGTGGTCATGCAGGTGTTCGATGAAGCGCATCTGCTCAATTTCAGCGTCGTGCGCGCGGCGCAGGGACGCGGCGCCGGCGCGGCGCTGCTGGCGTTCCTGCGTGAGGCGCTGCGCGGGCGCGGCGTGACCCAGTTCTTTCTGGAAGTGCGCCCCTCCAACCTGGCCGCGCGCGCGGTCTACGAAAAGGCCGGCTTTACCAGCATCGGCCGGCGCAAGGGCTACTACCCGGCCGAAGGCGGGCGTGAAGACGCGCTGGTGATGCGGGTGGCGCCATGA